The Ipomoea triloba cultivar NCNSP0323 chromosome 13, ASM357664v1 genomic interval ACAAACGATAACAGACCCTGAAGAGAGGTAATAAACCTATCCCCTGTTCAACTAAAGATTTCGTATCAACAAAGCAAAAATGTATAGTTAGTTTTGTATATTTGAAGGCAGAGAGATATTGGTAAACTTGTTGAGATATGTGTTTTGTATATTTGCAGGCATAGATATGGGTATTTGTATATTAAATAGTTTTGgcagtgaatttttttttttttacttgtgtGAATTTAGATTGCTTTATGATATGGGTCCCTTAAAATGCTATTAATAATTGAGACAAATTTGGGTGGGTGTAGTCCTACATTTTTCATCTGTGTGTTTGGTAGTGAATTTTTTGACTTGTTGTGGTCCCCCCTATACATGGTGTTTGTTTGAAGTATATGTTAATGCAATAGAAGCATTTTGATAGACTTTCTCTTACATTGTGGTCCCCTACACATGTTGTTTATTTTAAGTATGTTGACTGACACTGAAGCACACAATGGCTTAAATCTAGGTTCTTTCTGATGTACTTAGGATTATTggttttaaattgaaatgtttgtttgtttttttttgaggatGCATTCCACTGTACATATAAGAATTTATCATGGTGACAATTTTGTCCAACATCCTATTATGAACTATGTAAATGGTGAGGTTGAAGAGGTTATAATGGACCCAGATTATTTATCATATCCTCATTTGctgaaatatattaaaaagaataaGTATGGTAAAATTCAATCTCTGTCATATATATTACCTTACATCATGAGCGTATGGAGAACCTACATCTGCTCAATAACAACAGAAGTACGCTTGACCTCATTCATTTTGCTTGTGTGTGGGGTGTAGCTAATTTATTTGTTGAGCGTGGTATAGATGATGCAGAGGTAGTTCTAGAGTTAGCATTACTAGCACCTGTAAATGAGGTAGTTCAAGATGATGTTGTATCAGAAGCTGAATGTGATCCTGGGGTTGTTACACAACTAGAGAGTGAACAGGCTCCAACTGAAAAGTCGGGTGATGATTTAGAAGGGAAAGAAGCTGAAAATAGTGATGCAGATGATGACCTTGTGATTGTAGAATGTCATACTGCCTCATCTAGTGATGAAGAGGAAAATAGAGAGGCTAGAAGGGTAGAGGTTGAACCTGAAAATGTAGGTGAGAATATGAATGAAGAAGTGGATAGTCAATATTATGATTCTGAAGACCCCCCATATGGTAGTAGCCCTTTCGTTGTGCAAAATTAAATACACACATATCCCTACAACAATTACtaaaacaattatatattttcctgtctttttttgttttcatcaaCTTGAATAGCCTTCTGAACATCACTTCGCAATTGCCGAATTTCCTCTGTAATTAAATACTGCATATTTTTCAACTCTAATTCAACTTTTGTATTCGAATCAGCTTCAAGCTTCCACTCCTTTGATAATATACTtttctacacacacacacacacacagccACCTTCCTGGAGAAATccatccattaaaaaaaaattaaacaagaaaTATGTTGAAAACCCATACATATTTCAAACAATAATCTAGAAATATTGAAAACAATTAAcctataaaatttttatttacaaaatattgaAAACAATACAAGTACATTCCATCGTTGACATCCAAAAAATTGTTGTCCATTGTCTCGTGATACACATAGTGGTGATTTCAAACCACAACGACAATACAAAGACGATTCATACTGTAAATTTGGCCTAAACTCTGAGGGAGATGACATTGTTGAACCACTCCAGCAAGAAGATGCCATAtccaagaaaataaaagaagagagCAAATGACTCGGAGAAGATCGAAGAACAAGAAGAACAAAGCTTGAGGAATCTGGTGATTTGTGATTTGCGTAGCAAAGATAGTGAGACTAGGGTTTAAGATGTGTGTTGAGGAAATATGGTGGTGATGACCGTATATTAAACAActattttcgttttttttttaattttttcttttttttatttattaaaaaaattattgcttGGTGGCAAGCCACGTGTCTAAAGATGGTACAAGATGGTGTCCAGTCAGCATTTTACCGGAGGTTACTGGTAGTTATCCGGTCATTGGGTCTGATTGCACTAGGATTAAAAGATCATGTGTagtcctcctcctcctcctcctcctcctcttcctccatacatacatacacacacacacacacacacacacacacatatatatatatataatgcgtTAGTGTACTCATAGTGTGTccacaacatatacatacatacatacatacatacatatatatatatacacacacacacacaacacacggaacaacacaaaatattaaattatggtCGGTTTTTCGGTCACCGATCAAAATCGAAAGTCAAAAAATcgaaaaaattttacaattcaaTAACCGTAAGGTTCAATTTTCGATTAACGGTTATCAGGTGTTAACTGAAAATTTGCTCACCCCTACTTTGTCCTGTCTAGATAATATAATAACCTCTATTAGACTTGGGTTAATTGTCCACTTTTAATGTTATGTCTTAGGGCCAAAAAGGCATATGCAACCAATCGTCAAATTCAATAATTATCTGTGTTCATTGTCAATTATACATTGatcattaattttatgatgGGTCTGATACAATAAAATCAAAAACTAAATAtagatatttcaaaattttattgaaagaatatttttagtaataaggtattataattgtatttatgaaaatgaacaATCTTATTTTAGATATTTCAGGAAGGGAAATCTTTTATCGTGAAGGGAGTAAATTATTTGTGCATAGGGCACTGAtacagaatttttttaaaaaaatttctttttaaatttttatatttttaaaccaACCAATCAAACAAACCATTCTTAAGTCTTAGCCCGACCCgtaaaaatccccaaatcaCATCGCCATTTGTGCATTGAAGGGCACTGATACAGCAACTAGAAAATCTCGTTTTCTTCAGGGAAAGGAAAATGGGAAACCCAAAGAAACAATCGAACGAGGAACTACACGCGGCGGCTCGAGCGGGTGACCTGACCGCCGTGCAGAGAATATGCAGCTCCAACCCACTCGCAGTCAACTTCAGAGACAAGCACTCTCGAACCCCGTATTTTGCTTCTCTCTTCTCTCAACTCAACattaatttcaattatattacGTTTCATTTGGGATTGGCGGGCCTGATGGGTGTATTGAAACTACTTTTTAAATGCTAGGAAAATCTTGAATTTCTATGCCTTAGAAATTTGGTGTAATGGGTTGGagagaataaaatttggtgtgaGAATATTCTTTTTGGTGTAAAATGGGTTAGTCATGTCAATGGCAAGTGCTAAATTGAATTTTCTTGCCCATTTTCATTATAGCTTGTGTTATTACCTATGCTGGCATTTGAactttgatttgtttaattgttacttGACTGAGAATTTCAGCATTAGTGTGTTTTAATGCTAGAAACAATTTGAATTTCTATGTCTGTGGTatcattcaaaaatcaaaatgataagTTCAAGCTAGGAAGTGAGTATTCAAAATCTCATTTATTAGCCAGTTCATGCTAACTTAGATTGTGAGATGAATGGTGTTAATAGCACCATACATTAATTTTCATTCATTAGTTGATAGATGGTCATGAGTTTCTCTTTGATATCCGCTTAACTTCCAAAAACAGTCACCTTTATACAGTTATAAGTCCAGCATTACTGATCTCTAAAATCATGAAACTGCTATCTTTTGTATCACCCCTAGAAATGAGAAGTTGTAAACCAAAGAGAAACGTACGGTCAATAAGAGCAGTGCACATGCAAGTGAAACAGTGTTCTGTGAGGGGAGTAACGAAGTTGGGATGGCCAAAGTGCTAAGAGTTTGCGAGAGAAGTTGTTTGCTGATTGAAACGATTGGTTTATGTCTGGGGACAACAGGAGTTAGAGTGTGAATCCAGAAAGGTAATCAGACAGAGGAGCTCAACCCAATGAAGATTGAGGAGAAGGTTTAACATTATTGCTAGTGTCTGTCCATTTTAGGTTAGTGTGCCGTTTGGGATGAGAAAACTTAGAAGAATGTGTCTTGTTCTAAAATTTCTTAGAAATGTAGTAGCAATTACATTAGCTTTAGAATAAATAgcatataaaagaaaaaaggaaaaattgcattttttgtccctaagttatagggtaattgtaggaTTTGTCCCTACTTGTTAATATGCTTATTTCTCGTCCCTAAGCTATCTATAACTGACGCTGGaaatttcttcctttttctaATAGGTCGTGCTCGCTtctcgtccctaagttataactcacattgtaaatttcgtccctaatgtttgTTAGACAAAAAGATGAAATTTGCAATGTCAGTTATAGCTTAGGGACGAGAAGTGAGCACGACCAACAAGTAGGGACGAATCCTagaattaccctataacttagggacgaaaagtgtaatttccctaaaaaaattagtaaataaaaaacaaaagaagaggCAAGAAAGAAATCACTTAACGGAAAGTTGGTACTAACAGGAAGATTGTTCCAAGAAGGCAACAATAGAGCAGTGATGTCTTTTGTGCTCAACTTCAAAAAATGATAATAGCTTAGTTTTAATGtaaaaaatttgttaaatgGATACTTTCGTAAAACTATGAGGTATTTTCCAAGGTTTTGTCCATTGGAGCAACAAAAGAACATGTTTTTATGCGAACTTCAATGCTTTAACATTTTCACCAGTAGTTCCTCTTTTAAACATTTGAATCTCATGTGTTGTAACAGAAGTATTCAATTTTAAACTCCATCCTTTTAGGCTTTCTCCCTATTCCCTACACAATTAGATGGTGGTGTAACATTAGATTGTTATGTAAAAACTTTTACGAAGTTGCACTGGATATATTTTTTGGGAGATCTCTGTTCTTTTTGTAATTGATATTCCTTCGTAGCTCAGCTGTTTCTGCATATGCACACGTTATTTTGATTCGTTTATTAGTCTGTCTATCCCCTAATCTGGTAAATCGTAACCGAACTCCAGACTCCACCTGGCAGCATGGTCTGGACATGCACAGGTAGTGAATTATCTCTGCAAGAACAAGGCCGATGTGGGTGCTGCTGCCATGGACGACATGGGTGCAGTTCACTTTGCTGCTCAGAAAGGCCATCTAGAGGTTGTACAGATTCTTCTTACATCGGGAGTATCTGTAAAATCGGCCAATCGCAAGGGTATGACTGCCCTTCACTACGCTGCTCAAGGATCTAATCTGGAACTTGTCAAATATTTGTTGAAGAAAGGTGCAAATCTTAGTGTTAAAAACAAAGCAGCCAAGACTCCCATTGATCTCGCAAGCAATGGCGACATCCGGTCATTCTTACATGAATGTGAAACCACATCTATCCAAGAGGCTCTCGGTGGTGGAGAAAAAAGTGATGAAGCTAAATCAAACCCCTCATCGGTGGAAAATGCAGAACGCTCTGAGGTCAAAGCTGACGAGGAAGGCGATGGAGAGGCTGAGGATGCGAAAGATGAATCTGTCAAGAGAAAAGCAGACGGCGAGGAAAATGAGGAAAACTCGAAGGAAACAAAGAAAGCAAAGGTTGCTCTAAATCATCTTCTAGCTTCAGATGATGTgcaggaagaggaagaggaagaggaagagaacCTTTGAGTGAATTCTCTGGAAATATGACTTACTATAGCTACAAGCTGTATCTCTTAACACACATTTCACTAGTATGATAGTGTGAGCTAtgttgttttgttattataGAGATGTTGACATGGCAACCAGTGCAGGTATTAGTTCTCTACTTTTACCCTATTGTAAGtgtcaaattataccatggCTCAAGGTTAACCTTGCATTATGGATCCTGGTTCAAAAATGACATCCATTTTATGTGTtcgcagttaatatattatgtatatatagttaatatgTTTGTGTCTGTACTTAATTTGTTATGtgcatttcaatttatttacaagcacataatttattaactaaagacacataatatattaattatagatatataatttttgaagcAAGGTTCACTATGGAGAACCCTAGTCCATGGATAACAATTGCACCTTACATTCATGGTTTCTAAAATTGCATCCTATTGcatatggtataacaattgcaccTTACATTCATGGTTTCTAAAATTGCATCCTATTGCATAAAACCCTAGCTATGCACAAAGCCAAGGCCAATTATATGCAAGCTCCCTAGCTATGCACAAAGCCAAGGCCAATCATATGAAGGCTGGCAAATTTGACTATGGACcataaagtatatttttaaatatattaaaggtaCATTATGGGATGTCCGCGAAGGGACtattaaaggtacattatttgtatattgaatatacattatttgataatatacaaaataatgtacttttagtacttaTACTTTGCATAcagaaataatgtacttttaatatattaaaaatatactttttgtttatgttccatggaataatgattcATGCAGGCTTGTGCAAAATGAAAGTATATGTCATGAGTTCAACTTTAAGAAAAAAGGTTTTTCGTACTAAATATTTGTACCAAATTTTGTGATGTGTGTTTAGtaagaattataaattatttagtgGGTGGAATAATGATTTTAGTACCTAAGTAGGCTATTACACAAGAGTATGCTTACCCAGTATATATTATTCACATAGTGATTGCAAGTTTTCATTTCTCTCAAAAAATATAaggtggtgtttggttggggacGTTTGTACcctactatgggttttgataCCTATTACTATATACCATGTTTGTTTGTCTACTTTTGTTATGAATTCAAATcctttagtaattacaaaactcattaccctttTACTCTCTTTTTGAAcaatggaataaaaaataatggagaaaagaatgatttttttttaaagaaaaaaaaaagtcattgtACATGCATTAAATATATAGAGTTCGATTCAAGTGAGAACCACTGCTTGGGTGTGAACCTGTAAACTCCTATGCACCGTTAAGATGTGAGATTGGACGGCTGAAATCTAAGAAGTGGTGCAATGGTGCATCCGGTACAATTGTAGCACTGTGCAATGGTGCATCCAATACAATTGTGTAGTGATGTAGTGGTGCTTTACCAAGtcaaaatcattataaaccACAAGGTCGAGCAAGATTAACAGTGCACAATGGTACACAGGTTCACATGTTACTCatttatatgcatgcatgcatgcatacatacatacatacatatgtgtgtgttatgtagtattatatatttttatataattatttatttatttatttatttattttgagttcTATTCCTACTTATTACCAAATAAAGtgatttcttttatttaaactcattatcattatcaagtaCGGAGTATTTGATTACTATTATCATTCTAATTCTAATGTATGAACCAAATGCACCCtaaattatttatgatatttgtTACATGTCACATAAATTAATACAAAGATGTAACATGTCCGTTCTAAGAGTACCTCTTTACCCGCTTTCTATTGTAGGGTGGCCAAAAACAAACGGATCGGATGGATGAAGATGTTACTAGTCAACTTTTTTATACGTACTATAGTGGAGCTTCTGCCAATTCCGTTTATAAgtaaaataaaacaatagtTTAATAATTCAAATTTGTGAACAAAATGACAGTACTAATAATTAATTGGAACGAATTAATTACTCATAATTCATTATTAGAGAGGTCAACGCTGTTGACACAATGTTTAATGCCAAACATCGCCGGCCTCCGATATGAGGCAACAAAATGAAAAGGTTTTTGTAGGAAAATctctcaataataatatttgactattaagattttttttttttttttgaatactactaactctattacaatgatCTAAAACGACACTTTGATACCATGTCATTTGTTTTTATTCCTAGATCAGCGAATAAGCTAGCTCATGTGTTAGCTAGGGCTGCTATTTCTCAGTCTGGTCCTCGTTGTTGGTTTTCTAATTATCCTACTTGTATTCAACATTTGGTGATTAATTAAGTTTTTCTtggttgattttcaaaaaaaaaaactctattacaatgcagtatctgttcatagttgggtcacacttgtgtgagaccgtctcacggatccttattcgtgagacgggtcgggtcgggtcaaagcaccatgcaaatgtcatacttatatgctcaaatataacactaatcaagaatacaatttttgttacttataagagaaaaagtaatatatttttcataataagtaatgttgataagtgctccttacttataagggcaaatataatacttttgaatcaaaatgtaaaagtattgtattttcccttaaaagtaacaaaaattttaattcatgattagtattacatttgtattgactccactgaggctcgaacccaccacctcccatataaagaaaaagatttgatgccactagactacaaggtacTTGGCAACTATTAAGATATTAGAAAGTTAAAATATACCATGATTTACAATACCAAtgttcaattatatatacattcatcatgcCACAACAGTGATTTGAATGTATATATTCATCAATATATTACACTCTCTTTTTGTGTCTTGAATAACTTGGagcatatttattattatttattcaatAAATGCAATCACTTGTCCTTGAATAATAACCCCAGGGGCTCGACAGGACATCTAGTATCGTAGCTAAACACAGAAACTAGACCTTCTCACAGCTAAACACGGAAACTAGACATTTGCTTAATGCTTATGCGCACAAGGagccccctcactttgagataTTGCTCTCACACTGTCGTTGATGAGACTTATCCCTgatctttcttctcaaatttcACTCATGTGACGAACTGAGCTGCACATGTGGGCGAaaatcaatatttattattaagtgTGACTATTAGCTAGGGCATGGTAATCCAGTATATTAGGCATGAGCGGGTAAGTGGT includes:
- the LOC116000945 gene encoding poly [ADP-ribose] polymerase tankyrase-1, encoding MGNPKKQSNEELHAAARAGDLTAVQRICSSNPLAVNFRDKHSRTPLHLAAWSGHAQVVNYLCKNKADVGAAAMDDMGAVHFAAQKGHLEVVQILLTSGVSVKSANRKGMTALHYAAQGSNLELVKYLLKKGANLSVKNKAAKTPIDLASNGDIRSFLHECETTSIQEALGGGEKSDEAKSNPSSVENAERSEVKADEEGDGEAEDAKDESVKRKADGEENEENSKETKKAKVALNHLLASDDVQEEEEEEEENL